TTTTACCTCAACCTCTTGTTAGGGAGACCATAGTCATATACCTCAACCTCTTGTTAGGGAGACCATAGTCATATACCTCAACCTCTTGTTAGGGAGACCATAGTCATATACCTCAACCTCTTGTTAGGGAGACCATAGTCATATACCTCAACCTCTTGTTAGGGAGACCATAGTCATATACCTCAACCTCTTGTTAGGGAGACCATAGTCATATACCTCAACCTCTTGTTAGGGAGACCATAGTCATATACCTCAACCTCTTGTTAGGGAGACCATAGTCATATACCTCAACCTCTTGCACTAAGAGCATGTTAATGAATGTTGCAAATCAGTGAAAACAGACACAGCATCTTTATGAACCAGGAAAAGGATTATACTTTATTTTACTGTGCATGCCAGACTACCTAAGTGAGAGCTAAAATCTTACAAGAGGATCATTTGGCATACGTTGTGGACTATCCACGTTGGAGGGTGTGGGAGAGTTAACTAGCCTGGTGCCAGATCTGTATGTTTTTCAATTCATCTGACTATGACAACGACCGAACACGGCAAAGAGTAGTTAGCTAAAGCACAAACAGATTTGATTCTTCCATGTCAGAGAAGATTCCATGTTCTGTTTTGTTGTCCTCCTCCTTCCATCTTTCATGCATGCTTATATCAAATCTGTTGAGCTTTTCATTATCACCCTCCCCCCTCACATTCCTCCCCAATCATTATTAAAACCTGTTAATAAGGAGATGGAGTGGAGGTGGGCTGTGTTTGCGCGCTAAAGAGTAATGAGACAAGGGAGTAAGTtacgtgtttgtgtatgtgtgtgtttgcgtgtgtgtgtgtgtgtgtgtgtgtgagtgtaccgtTGCACAAGCGCGAGCGTGCACAAGCGcgagtgtgcgagtgtgtgtgtgtgcgagtgtgtgcgtgtgtgtgtgtccgtgcgggggtgtgtgcgtgtgtgtgtgtccgtgcgtgaGGGTGTGTGTATAATAGCCCTGTGCAGCGTCCTTTAGTGACAGATGGTGGAGGACCTCAGTCAGCTTAATAGACAGATTTCCATCCAATGGGATCTGGCCTGCAGGGAAGGGAGGGTGTGGTAAAAATAGGCTGACTGTATAACCtcctatgtcagtgtgtgtgagtgtgtctatcTACATTCTTATGTGTACGACAGTAAGTTAGCGTTCAGCTACACAACGCTGGTTTACATTACTGTACACCCCCCTGTAGAACTGTAGTACCGTAGCCTGGGCCGTAGAGAATAACTTATTTAGTACAACAGATATATCAACCAAACATGTTATTTTACATTTCTTGCATTTTCTTTATACAAAAGCGCACAACTTTAGGTGTCGGAGTAACCATGGCAACAGGTGTTGCGCTGTAACCTGGCAATATAGCTGCATTGATTTGCAGTCTGTGTGGCTTTGTCAGCAGCCTGCAGTGGTTTGAGGAACATTGGAGTGCAGGAGACACAGCAGATGGTGAAACCACAGTGTTAGGTCTTTCAGCAACAGTATACCTTTATTGGGGTTTTCCATTATACTGCATGGGCTTTCCtttggttcacatcaacacctaTTTCAGACCAAACTAGAGTTATGCCAATTCCTCGACAGAGCACAATCTTTGGGAAGAAATCATCCCAAAATAAAAGCCATTTAATAGATGTATTCTGCTTCTCCCTACATGTCTCTGTCTGGGTCATATTCCTTCCCCATTCCTTTGATCTCACTACTGTATttttccctccccttccctttCACTTCCACTTGCTGTCTGTaattctcctccttcctctgtgtCTTTCAGATCTTTGCCATCTTTGCTTTCTCGACATGTGGCAGCTACTCTGGCATGTTCAAGATGAGTGTGGAGTGTAAAAACCGGTCAGAGAGTGACCTGGACATTGAGGTGGAGTTTGAGTATCCATTCAGGTCAGTATGCCTATTCAGTCACACGTAACCCCCTGAACCCGCACAAATATGGTCCGTCTGTAATTTCTACAGTACCACTGGGCTGCAAACGTCAGTGGTGGAACATTAATCTGTAAAAACTATATTAACCCCGTTtgacatctctctccttctccccttttATCGCTGTCTCccatcttctctctgtctttctatgtcCCTTGTCCTTCCCAGGCTACATCAGGTGTACTTCGATGCCCCAACCTGTAAGGGGGGAAACCCTGAGCGTCTGTTCCTGATCGGAGACTACTCCTCCTCAGCTGGGTTCTTTGTCACCGTCGGGGTCTTCTCCTTCCTCTACTCCATGGCAGCCCTGTCTGTGTACGTTTTCATTCTGGAGAAATACCGTGAAGGCTGCAAGGGAGCCCAGATTGTGAGTTTGTCTTTCGCACTTCTTGTTTCTAGTAGGCCGACACTATTCCATACCATATTCCACTACCTCTGCTACGATTACTAATAtcatagtaatgatgatgatgatgatgatgagcatGAGATTGATTACGTTTCTGATGAGTACTTTGAGCTTGATCATGATGATGTTTCTGATAAGAACTTTGAAATTGATGATGAGCatgtacagtgctttcggaaagtattaagaccccttgactttttccacattttgttacgtaacagccttgttctaaaatgtatataaacattttaaaaaaactcagcaatctacacataataccccataatgacaaagcaaaaacaggtttagacatttttgcaaatttattacaaataaaaaacaaaaataccttatttacataatgtaagtgttcagaccctttgctatgagactcaaaattgagctccggtgcatcctgtttccattgaacatccttgagatgtttctacaacttgattggagtccacctgtggtaaattcaattgattgaacatgatttggaaaggcacacacctgtctatataaaaggtcccacagttgacaatgcatgtcagagaaaaatcaagccatgaggttgaaagaattgtccgtagagctccaagacaggattgtgtcaaggcacagatctggcgaagggtaccaaaacatttctgaagcattgaatttccctaagaacacagtggcctccatcattcttaaaaatgaaagaagtttggtaccaccaagacttcctagagctggccgcccagccaaactgagcaatcgggggagaagcgccttggtcagggaggtgaccaagaacccgatggtcactctgacagagctctagagttcctctgtggagatgggagaaccttccagaaggacaatcatctctgcagcactccaccaatcaggcctttatggtgagtggccagacggaagccactcctcagttaaaggcacatgacatcccgcttggagccaaatactctcagaccatgagaaacaatattctttggtctgatgaaaccaagattgaagtctttggcctgaatgccaagcgtcacgtctggagaaaacctggtaccatccctacggtgaagcatggtggtggcagcatcatgctgtggggatatttttcagcggcagggactgggacactagtcaggatcgaggcaaagatgaatggagcaaagtacagaaagatccttgatgaaaacctgctccagagcactcaggaccttagactggggcaaagattcaccttccaacaggacaatgacccttgccaagacaacacaggagtggcttcaggacaagtctttgaaggtccttgagtggcccagccagaccccggacttgaacccgatcgaccatctctggagagaactgaaaataggtgtgcagcaacgctccccatccaacctgacggagtttgagaggatctgcagagaagaatggaagaaactccccaaatacaggtgtgccaagcttgtagcatcatacccaagaagactcggggctgcaatcgctgccaaaggtgattcaacaaagtactgaatacttctgtaaatgtgatatttttatttgtttataaattagcaaaaatgtctaaaaccctgtttttgctttgtcattatggggtattgtgtgtagatagaggaagaaaaaaacaatttaatacattttagaataaggctgtaacctaacaaaatgtggttaaaagtcaaggggtttgaatacattCCGAAGGTAGTGTAATTTGCTAATGCTTTATAATGTGATTATCCTCAGGACTTCGTTGTGACCTGTGTGTTCACCTTCTTCTGGCTGGTGGCTTCTTCTGCCTGGGCTAAGGGTCTGTCGGATGTGAAGGCATCCACCGACCCAGACAAGGTCCTCTTACTGATCGAGGCCTGCGACGAACCGGAGAACCGCTGTCGTGAAGTCCATGACCCTGTCGTCTCTGGTCTCAACACATCTGTGGTACGGAATTCAATTGTAATGTTGTAATTTGTAAAAGGGCATGGACTGCTGAGGATATGACGGAACAATCCTGTACTACAAGATATGGACCCCCTTATTCTTTTTCGTCTTTTTCTTCCATTCACCCCCAAGGCATTTGGCTTCCTGAACCTGATCCTGTGGGGAGGGAACCTGTGGTTCGTGTTCAAggagactggctggctggcagctTTCGGAGGCACATACGCACCTTCCCAGGAGAAAGCGCCAGCCCCAGAGTCCTTCGGCCAGGACGGCTATGGGCAGGAGGGCTATGCACAGCAGGGGGATGCATATACCGGCACCCAGGGAGGCTACCAGCCCGACTATGGCCAGGGCGGATACACCGAGGGAGGTGGAGACTATCAGCAGGGGGGATACGAACAGCAGCCCACCTCCTACGCCAATCAGATGTGAGCTGGTCCACCCTATGGCAGCTGGAAGCTGGTGAGTGTCAGTGCATATGATGGAGCAATCCTGAGAATACTGATAAATGACTGTGAGAAATACTGCATTACTCTTCCAAAGGGAAATACAGACTGTGGCTTTATGACATCTTCATAATCTTTAGGTATGCATTAGTTGTAatatttctctcttcttctcccccccccccaggggCCACCGTGTGATTTAGGAGTGTGGTGCCTGACCACCACCCACAATTCCACActcctctgtttgtctgtttgtgcATCTGTGAGTTgacaagaggagggagggaggcagggagcgaGGAAGGTGGGCTCTTGGGAGGGGAAGTTAGCAACACCGTGTCCCTTGGGAGAGGGTTATTTTGTTGAGGGGAAAATGGATCCTTACTGTAACATGCTGTTTATTCTCGTGATGTATTTAACTGTAGAAGACAACAGGGGATTGACAGTTTGATCACACAAGGACAAACTTGAATACAAAACCAAAACATGAACTTCAATCTTCTAAAGGAATAACACTTAAATTAAATGAAGGACAATAATGGTAGTAATGTTTAACGTGGGACAATGTATTTGTCTGTGCTATGTAAATATCAACATATTCATATAGAAATATATGTACACAGTTGAATAATTGTGCCCTCCATATTAGTTGTTATACAACAAATGTAGAGAACAGAGTTATTCAGTTGTATTTACCTTAGTTCTGTTTAGGAGCTCACATAGTTCAACCCTCGTCGTTTTTTTatatttatgttttgtgtttattttatttctcCATGTGTGTTTCTTTACATTTTCAGTTTATTCAGTTTCAGAATAGAGTTATATATTTTCTCATTGTGCTTTTTTATTTGTTCAACATTACTGAGTGAGTTTAACGGGATAGAGAAGATGTGATGGCAAAGGATGAAGACTGTCAGCATGTGTAaaagaggcgaagtcaggtgcaggagagtagcGTGAtgtaaacaggcgcactttattaAAGTTCCAAAACGAGAGCACAACATAAATCAAATGCGCTCAAAAACACGGAACATGACAAAAGTAAAGCGCATAAAAAGACACCacagcaacatgaaacaattacacacaaaacatgatggttaacagagggttaaatacaagtagcttaattggggaaatgaaaaacaggtgtgtatggaaacaagacaagacaaatggataatagaaaaatggagcggcgatggctagaaagccagtgacgtcgatctctgaacgccgcccgaacaagaagaggagccgacttcagcggaagtcgtgacaaaaaaGAAAGCAAAAGGTATGACGAAttcagagagagtagagaagaaagagaggtgtTAGCAGTGATTTATGTATTCATTGTCTTTTATATTTTTCCACTGAAACATTACTCAAGGATTTAGCTGTGTTTGTTCCAGAGAATCTCTTAA
The window above is part of the Salmo salar chromosome ssa15, Ssal_v3.1, whole genome shotgun sequence genome. Proteins encoded here:
- the LOC106572443 gene encoding synaptophysin isoform X2, with product MFKMSVECKNRSESDLDIEVEFEYPFRLHQVYFDAPTCKGGNPERLFLIGDYSSSAGFFVTVGVFSFLYSMAALSVYVFILEKYREGCKGAQIDFVVTCVFTFFWLVASSAWAKGLSDVKASTDPDKVLLLIEACDEPENRCREVHDPVVSGLNTSVAFGFLNLILWGGNLWFVFKETGWLAAFGGTYAPSQEKAPAPESFGQDGYGQEGYAQQGDAYTGTQGGYQPDYGQGGYTEGGGDYQQGGYEQQPTSYANQM
- the LOC106572443 gene encoding synaptophysin isoform X1, whose protein sequence is MDVVNQLVATGQFTIIKQPLGFMKILQWIFAIFAFSTCGSYSGMFKMSVECKNRSESDLDIEVEFEYPFRLHQVYFDAPTCKGGNPERLFLIGDYSSSAGFFVTVGVFSFLYSMAALSVYVFILEKYREGCKGAQIDFVVTCVFTFFWLVASSAWAKGLSDVKASTDPDKVLLLIEACDEPENRCREVHDPVVSGLNTSVAFGFLNLILWGGNLWFVFKETGWLAAFGGTYAPSQEKAPAPESFGQDGYGQEGYAQQGDAYTGTQGGYQPDYGQGGYTEGGGDYQQGGYEQQPTSYANQM